Proteins encoded together in one Halothermothrix orenii H 168 window:
- a CDS encoding FecCD family ABC transporter permease has protein sequence MKLNYSRKIIFLALIVLLIVVFILSLAVGSVHIPIHQIWAIILDHADSNETYKIIIKDIRLPRIILSFLVGSALAVSGVVFQGVIRNPMVDPYIIGVSAGAGTAVTLAILFNWSITFLWFDTMPIMAFLGSLLTIFTVYRMARVNKKTPVTTFLLAGVAVGFLLNAVMSFLMVFVTGDLYKVVYWLMGSLITEGWKEVKIIVPYYILGLIPVVFYLKDLNILLLGEESAHNLGVNVERVKSILIFSGALLTAAAVSVSGIIGFIGLIVPHISRLIIGPDHRRLLPFSWLLGGLFLVVSDDLARTLIKPSEIPVGIITALVGAPYFIYLLKKKKDNLW, from the coding sequence ATGAAACTAAATTATTCGAGAAAAATAATTTTCCTGGCTTTAATAGTATTATTGATAGTAGTCTTTATATTATCTTTAGCAGTCGGGTCGGTTCATATACCCATTCATCAAATTTGGGCAATTATACTGGACCATGCAGATAGTAATGAAACCTATAAAATAATTATAAAGGATATCAGGCTTCCCCGGATTATTCTAAGTTTCCTGGTTGGTTCAGCTCTGGCTGTATCCGGGGTTGTGTTTCAGGGAGTTATCAGAAATCCCATGGTTGATCCCTATATAATTGGAGTTTCAGCCGGAGCTGGAACAGCTGTTACCCTGGCTATTTTATTTAACTGGAGTATTACCTTTCTGTGGTTTGATACTATGCCAATTATGGCTTTTCTGGGGTCTTTATTGACGATTTTTACTGTATACAGGATGGCACGGGTTAACAAAAAAACTCCGGTAACTACTTTTTTACTGGCTGGTGTAGCGGTTGGCTTTCTGTTAAATGCAGTTATGTCTTTTTTGATGGTTTTTGTTACCGGTGATCTGTATAAAGTTGTTTACTGGTTAATGGGGAGTTTGATTACAGAAGGCTGGAAAGAAGTAAAGATAATAGTTCCGTATTATATACTGGGTTTAATACCTGTCGTTTTTTATTTAAAAGATTTAAACATACTTTTACTGGGTGAAGAGAGTGCCCATAACCTGGGGGTTAATGTAGAAAGGGTTAAATCAATTTTGATTTTTTCAGGTGCTTTATTAACCGCAGCAGCTGTATCTGTCAGTGGAATAATAGGTTTTATTGGATTAATAGTTCCCCATATTTCAAGGCTTATTATTGGCCCTGACCACCGGCGTTTGCTGCCTTTTTCATGGCTTCTCGGAGGTTTATTTCTGGTTGTAAGTGATGATCTGGCCCGGACATTAATTAAACCATCGGAGATACCGGTCGGTATTATTACGGCCCTGGTAGGGGCTCCTTATTTTATATATCTTCTAAAGAAAAAGAAGGATAATTTATGGTGA
- a CDS encoding ABC transporter ATP-binding protein, whose amino-acid sequence MIEIKNLNFGYYNKAILKNVSLSIENKEFIGIIGPNGSGKSTLLKNLSKILSPESGLIYLNKRLLNDYSVKELSRILSVVPQDTSIQFNFTVYDLILMGRNPYMDNWGRVTREDKVIVEEVMELTDTSKLRDKKVRELSGGERQRVIIARALAQQPEILLLDEPTASLDINYQQEIFELLSHLNKTMNLTILLVSHDLNLTGQYCKRLILLKDGKIFAAGSPEEVLTPANIKKVYNTEVKVLNNPISNKPYVVLIPGKEKKRQRIKPTQKPRVHLICGGGSGKELMNTLHQQGYRVSTGVLNQGDSDWEKAMELGIPVVEIPPFAPICEKSLKDNVALIRESDVIVVADTPFGYGNIDNLKAISGIKDKPIIIVNSHNIKEKDYTDGLANKYWSEMEKRANCYSVKNEDEVLSYLNKL is encoded by the coding sequence ATGATTGAAATTAAAAACCTCAATTTTGGATATTATAATAAGGCAATACTGAAGAATGTTTCGCTGTCTATTGAAAACAAGGAGTTTATAGGTATTATAGGTCCCAATGGGTCGGGTAAATCAACCCTCTTAAAGAATTTAAGTAAAATATTATCGCCTGAATCTGGATTAATATATCTTAATAAAAGATTATTAAATGATTATTCAGTAAAGGAGTTATCCCGTATCCTTTCCGTAGTCCCCCAGGATACTTCTATTCAGTTTAACTTTACTGTTTATGATTTAATATTAATGGGGAGAAATCCCTATATGGACAACTGGGGACGTGTAACCCGGGAAGATAAAGTTATAGTAGAAGAAGTAATGGAGCTAACAGATACCAGTAAGTTACGGGATAAAAAGGTCAGGGAATTGAGTGGTGGGGAACGACAACGGGTTATTATTGCCCGGGCTCTGGCGCAACAACCTGAAATATTACTTTTAGATGAACCCACAGCCAGTCTAGATATTAACTATCAGCAGGAGATTTTTGAATTGCTGTCTCATTTAAACAAAACCATGAACCTGACCATCTTACTGGTATCACATGATTTAAACTTAACAGGTCAGTATTGTAAAAGGCTTATCCTTTTAAAAGATGGGAAAATATTTGCTGCCGGTTCTCCAGAAGAAGTATTAACACCGGCAAATATAAAAAAGGTATATAATACTGAAGTTAAAGTATTAAATAACCCCATATCCAACAAACCCTATGTGGTTTTAATTCCTGGAAAAGAGAAAAAGAGACAGAGGATAAAACCAACCCAAAAACCCCGGGTACATTTGATTTGTGGTGGAGGGTCCGGAAAGGAACTTATGAATACATTACACCAGCAAGGTTACCGGGTAAGTACCGGTGTTTTAAATCAGGGGGATAGTGACTGGGAGAAGGCCATGGAACTGGGTATACCAGTAGTTGAGATTCCACCTTTTGCCCCCATCTGTGAAAAGAGCCTGAAGGATAATGTCGCTTTGATACGGGAAAGTGATGTTATAGTAGTAGCAGATACACCATTTGGATATGGTAATATTGATAATCTTAAAGCAATCAGTGGTATTAAAGATAAACCGATAATAATAGTAAATTCTCATAACATAAAAGAAAAAGACTATACAGATGGCCTGGCTAATAAATACTGGAGTGAAATGGAGAAAAGAGCAAATTGTTATTCCGTTAAAAATGAAGATGAGGTATTGTCTTATCTAAATAAATTATAA
- a CDS encoding type II toxin-antitoxin system death-on-curing family toxin: protein MKKIKFIPKKVILYFYDQLLQTYGGKHGIRDEKLLDSALEQPKATYEGKYLHDTLMDMAAAYGYHLCNNHPFIDGNKRIALVAMDVFLQRNGYEIVASEKETYKIMIKLSAGQLSKKELTKWLEKNTSPLQD from the coding sequence ATGAAAAAAATAAAATTCATTCCCAAAAAAGTAATCTTATATTTTTATGATCAACTTCTTCAAACCTATGGCGGTAAACATGGTATTAGGGATGAAAAATTACTTGATTCTGCATTAGAACAACCTAAAGCAACATATGAAGGCAAATACTTACATGATACTTTAATGGATATGGCTGCTGCTTATGGTTATCACTTATGTAATAATCATCCTTTTATAGACGGAAATAAAAGAATTGCCCTTGTAGCTATGGATGTTTTCCTCCAAAGAAATGGTTATGAAATTGTTGCATCAGAAAAAGAAACGTACAAAATAATGATTAAATTATCAGCTGGCCAATTATCAAAAAAAGAATTGACAAAGTGGTTAGAAAAAAATACATCCCCATTGCAGGATTAA
- a CDS encoding AbrB/MazE/SpoVT family DNA-binding domain-containing protein has product MRSIKLRKVGNSFGFTIPKELIEKYNLKEGEELHVIEMSEGFTLTPFDPEFENWASAFEKTNKKFKNTLRELSK; this is encoded by the coding sequence ATGAGATCTATTAAATTACGTAAAGTTGGAAATAGTTTCGGATTTACAATCCCAAAAGAACTTATTGAAAAATATAATCTTAAAGAAGGTGAAGAACTCCATGTTATAGAAATGTCTGAAGGGTTTACCTTAACCCCTTTTGATCCAGAATTTGAAAATTGGGCCAGTGCTTTTGAAAAAACTAATAAAAAATTTAAAAACACATTAAGGGAATTATCAAAATGA
- a CDS encoding HAD family hydrolase: MIKAIIFDIDDTLISHTSAIKKGSKNFYDKFIAEKGFTLSEFQDIWKEEHDKYMEQYLKKEITFQEQKILRLKGVFSRFGENISSAEAKEFFNYYLSAYENNWTLFSDVCLELLNDYLLGIISDGDSDQQRKKLKNKSIIDFFDTVVISGDLGISKPDKRIFKKCLNDLDINSYEALYIGDNYKKDFIGAINSVLYAGLIDRNADKKIEYVGNGFIINSLELIPEIIKEINKNKDVG; this comes from the coding sequence ATGATAAAGGCAATTATATTTGACATTGATGATACCTTAATTAGTCATACATCAGCAATTAAAAAGGGAAGTAAAAATTTTTATGATAAGTTTATAGCTGAAAAGGGATTCACACTAAGTGAATTTCAAGATATATGGAAAGAAGAACATGATAAGTATATGGAGCAATATTTAAAAAAGGAAATTACATTTCAAGAACAAAAAATATTGAGATTAAAAGGCGTTTTTTCAAGGTTTGGTGAAAATATATCTAGTGCTGAAGCAAAAGAATTTTTTAATTATTATTTATCCGCTTATGAGAATAACTGGACTTTATTTTCTGATGTATGTTTAGAATTACTAAATGACTATTTGCTTGGAATTATATCTGATGGAGACTCAGATCAACAAAGAAAGAAATTAAAAAACAAAAGTATAATAGATTTTTTTGATACAGTAGTTATTTCTGGTGATTTAGGTATATCTAAACCTGATAAGAGGATATTTAAAAAATGTTTGAATGATTTGGATATTAATTCTTATGAAGCTTTATATATTGGCGATAATTATAAAAAAGATTTTATAGGTGCTATTAATTCTGTATTATATGCAGGTTTAATTGATAGAAATGCAGATAAGAAAATTGAATATGTTGGGAACGGCTTTATTATTAATTCATTAGAATTGATTCCAGAAATAATTAAAGAAATAAATAAAAATAAAGATGTTGGGTAA
- a CDS encoding DUF3644 domain-containing protein, with protein sequence MACSRSSALLHTAISAMITAIETYNKPDHKYREETFSILALNAWELLLKAKVLKEKDNDIRELYIYERRTLKNGTKSKRRYIKRNRTGNPMTISMGKTLVLIENEGLGNIDQAVKANLDALTEIRDNSIHLINMSSDLSKAIQELGTATLQNFVKLTKKWFDHDLSQYNFYLMPLAFFRDFDSALAVNLTSEETNIAKYLTSLHHSYDKGGKNEDEYAVTLELNVRLKRSALSTAARLALGDDPDAIPVTLTEEDIRSLYPWDYKELTERLQDSRSIILFEKNLRKINDM encoded by the coding sequence ATGGCTTGTTCAAGATCTAGTGCATTACTTCATACTGCAATTTCAGCTATGATTACTGCCATCGAAACGTATAATAAGCCTGATCATAAATATCGCGAAGAAACATTTTCAATATTAGCATTGAACGCATGGGAATTACTTCTGAAAGCCAAAGTACTTAAAGAAAAAGATAATGATATTAGAGAACTATATATATATGAAAGAAGAACTCTAAAAAATGGTACCAAGAGCAAAAGAAGATATATAAAGAGAAACCGTACAGGTAACCCTATGACAATAAGTATGGGAAAAACCTTAGTTTTAATTGAGAATGAAGGATTAGGTAATATTGATCAAGCAGTAAAAGCTAATTTAGATGCACTTACAGAGATTAGAGATAATTCAATTCATTTGATTAATATGAGTTCTGACTTGTCAAAGGCAATACAAGAATTAGGAACTGCAACTTTACAAAATTTTGTGAAATTAACGAAAAAGTGGTTTGATCATGACTTGAGTCAATATAACTTTTATTTAATGCCACTTGCTTTTTTTAGAGATTTTGATTCTGCTTTAGCAGTAAATCTGACATCTGAAGAAACAAATATAGCTAAATATTTAACATCTTTACATCATTCCTATGATAAGGGTGGTAAAAATGAAGACGAATATGCAGTTACATTAGAACTAAATGTTAGATTAAAAAGATCTGCTTTATCAACAGCAGCGAGGTTAGCATTAGGTGATGATCCAGATGCAATTCCTGTAACACTTACAGAAGAAGATATTCGTTCTTTATATCCATGGGATTATAAAGAATTAACAGAAAGATTACAAGATAGCAGAAGTATCATACTATTCGAAAAGAACTTAAGAAAGATAAACGATATGTAA
- a CDS encoding TIR domain-containing protein yields MKTDNNKVFIVHGHNIEVKETVARTIEKLGLEAVILNERPNTGQTIIEKLENNSDVGFAIILLTPDDLGKAKSEDDYKYRARQNVLVEMGYFIAKLGREKVCPIFLEEVELPSDFDGILYVPYDASGSWKFILGRELKAAGYNIDLNDIA; encoded by the coding sequence GTGAAAACAGATAATAATAAAGTATTTATAGTTCATGGTCATAATATTGAAGTAAAAGAAACGGTAGCTAGGACAATAGAGAAATTAGGACTTGAGGCAGTCATATTAAATGAAAGACCAAATACAGGGCAAACAATTATCGAAAAACTTGAGAATAATTCAGATGTTGGTTTTGCCATTATTCTTCTTACTCCTGATGACCTAGGAAAAGCTAAGTCAGAAGATGATTATAAATATAGAGCAAGGCAAAATGTTCTTGTAGAAATGGGATATTTTATCGCAAAATTAGGAAGAGAGAAGGTATGTCCTATTTTTTTAGAAGAAGTTGAATTACCATCTGATTTTGATGGTATTTTATATGTGCCATATGACGCAAGTGGTAGCTGGAAATTTATATTAGGGCGTGAATTAAAAGCTGCTGGTTATAATATAGATCTTAATGATATTGCTTGA
- a CDS encoding IS3-like element ISHor1 family transposase (programmed frameshift), whose product MGRKKYSEEFKREAVELSFSSDKSCTVIAKELGISYHNLIRWRREYKNKGDLAFPGNGKQKLTPEQEEIQRLKKELNDIKIERDIFKKSSAHLLKGTEMIYGFIRDHSNEFAVEKMCQVLNVSRSGYYSWLNRKPGKRELTNKKLKLKIAEIYWQTRGRCGSPRIHKQLKKEGYHYNIKRIERLMRIMGLKAIQKRKFKRTTNSDNNLPLKNNLLKRNFSVTQPDKVWVSDITYIPTKEGWLYLSVVIDLYSRKVVGWSMDNHMTKRLVIDALEMAVLNRNPSRGLIFHSDRGSQYASHDFQKTLWKYGIISSMSRKGDCWDNAVAESFFATLKTELIFHNKYQSRAQAKRDIFEYIEIFYNRIRLHSSLDYKSPEDYEKERKTSKLCV is encoded by the exons ATGGGAAGGAAAAAATATTCAGAAGAATTTAAAAGAGAAGCTGTGGAACTTAGTTTTAGCTCGGATAAATCTTGCACAGTTATAGCAAAAGAACTAGGTATAAGTTATCATAATCTAATCAGATGGCGTAGGGAATACAAAAACAAAGGTGACTTAGCTTTCCCAGGCAATGGTAAACAAAAGTTAACCCCTGAACAGGAAGAAATTCAAAGACTAAAAAAAGAATTAAATGATATAAAAATAGAGCGTGATATAT TTAAAAAAAGCAGTGCGCATCTTCTCAAAGGAACCGAAATGATATATGGTTTCATCCGGGATCACAGTAATGAATTTGCTGTGGAGAAGATGTGCCAGGTTTTAAATGTATCCCGGTCAGGATATTACAGCTGGTTAAATAGAAAACCTGGTAAAAGAGAGTTAACAAATAAAAAGTTAAAGTTGAAGATAGCTGAAATATACTGGCAGACCAGGGGAAGGTGTGGTAGCCCCCGGATACATAAACAGCTTAAAAAAGAGGGTTATCATTATAATATTAAGCGTATTGAACGACTAATGAGGATAATGGGATTAAAAGCAATACAGAAAAGAAAGTTTAAAAGGACAACTAATTCTGACAATAATCTCCCTTTAAAAAATAATCTTCTCAAACGTAATTTTAGCGTTACCCAACCTGATAAAGTCTGGGTATCAGACATAACATATATTCCAACAAAAGAAGGCTGGCTTTATCTTTCAGTAGTGATTGACCTCTATTCTCGCAAGGTTGTTGGTTGGTCAATGGACAATCATATGACAAAAAGGTTAGTGATTGATGCATTGGAAATGGCCGTACTAAATCGTAATCCCTCCAGGGGATTAATTTTTCATTCTGACAGAGGTAGTCAGTATGCCAGCCATGATTTTCAAAAAACACTGTGGAAATACGGTATTATTTCATCAATGAGCCGCAAAGGTGATTGCTGGGACAATGCAGTAGCTGAAAGTTTTTTTGCAACACTAAAAACAGAATTGATTTTCCACAACAAGTATCAGAGCAGGGCTCAGGCAAAACGTGATATATTTGAGTATATAGAGATTTTTTATAATAGGATTCGATTACATTCTTCACTAGATTATAAAAGCCCGGAAGATTACGAGAAAGAAAGAAAAACGTCTAAACTATGTGTCTAA
- a CDS encoding CPBP family intramembrane glutamic endopeptidase, with amino-acid sequence MQTFIFKYLMNAIFQLILFSLLPLVFYIITRRTIKGFLAYIGLKKVAYIKSFKKIILLFLAAYSFNLITITIIYLKGELAKINAIGSSFSDDDLGMIFLILSVLIYSFIQTGLSEEIFFRGFLAKRLISKTGYFYGNLIQAITFGSIHYFSLNGASTKVRILEMITATIMGYFYCYINERKTNGSIVIGWIFHAITNTATVIIFLVL; translated from the coding sequence ATGCAAACATTTATATTTAAGTATTTAATGAATGCAATTTTTCAACTAATCTTATTTTCTTTATTACCTTTAGTATTTTATATTATAACAAGGAGAACAATAAAAGGATTTTTAGCTTATATTGGTTTAAAGAAAGTTGCCTATATAAAAAGCTTTAAAAAAATCATTTTATTGTTTCTAGCAGCTTATTCTTTTAATTTAATTACTATAACTATTATCTATTTAAAAGGAGAATTAGCAAAAATTAATGCAATAGGAAGTAGTTTTTCTGACGATGACTTAGGCATGATATTTCTGATACTTTCCGTATTAATTTATAGTTTTATTCAAACAGGTTTAAGTGAAGAAATATTTTTTAGAGGTTTTTTAGCTAAAAGATTAATAAGTAAGACAGGTTACTTTTACGGTAATTTAATACAAGCTATAACTTTTGGATCAATACATTATTTTTCTTTGAATGGTGCTTCTACGAAGGTTCGAATATTGGAAATGATTACAGCAACAATTATGGGGTATTTTTATTGTTATATTAATGAAAGAAAAACAAATGGTAGCATTGTGATAGGATGGATATTTCATGCTATTACAAATACTGCAACTGTTATAATATTTTTAGTCTTATAA
- a CDS encoding type II toxin-antitoxin system VapC family toxin: MIITLDVSAAIEFIMGRKYQPFIKSKLEKADWIIAPTLFIYEASNVMWKYHSIKNYPQDKLLRKLRQILNIIDQFVEPKNIYEEAISVSFKIDHPVYDAMYLVTSRRKNAKLLTMDNRLIKAASKLEIPVYDFN, encoded by the coding sequence ATGATAATAACTTTAGATGTTAGTGCTGCTATTGAATTTATTATGGGACGAAAATATCAACCATTTATTAAGTCTAAACTAGAAAAAGCTGACTGGATTATTGCTCCCACCCTTTTCATTTACGAAGCTTCAAATGTTATGTGGAAATATCATTCCATTAAAAATTATCCCCAAGATAAATTATTACGAAAGTTGCGGCAAATACTGAATATTATAGATCAATTTGTTGAACCAAAAAATATTTATGAAGAAGCTATTTCAGTATCCTTTAAAATTGATCACCCTGTATATGATGCAATGTATTTGGTCACTTCTCGTAGAAAAAATGCTAAATTATTAACTATGGATAATAGATTAATTAAAGCTGCAAGCAAACTTGAAATACCGGTATATGATTTTAATTAG
- a CDS encoding GNAT family N-acetyltransferase — protein MTIKYKKLTKDEVRLSLFSNFNRYQEVKKCWRKDNGEWILKEICFTEQWGPDEYKYLVKCLKNTIETGGTVFGAFKKNVLVGFASLENHLFGTKNEYLQLSNIHISYENRGMRIGKRLFYLVCERAIEMGAKKLYISAHSAEETQAFYKALGCIEAKEYNEALVSQEPCDCQLEYSLL, from the coding sequence GTGACAATCAAATACAAAAAATTAACTAAAGACGAAGTAAGATTATCATTATTTTCAAACTTTAATCGTTATCAAGAGGTAAAGAAGTGTTGGCGCAAAGACAATGGAGAATGGATATTGAAAGAAATTTGTTTTACTGAACAGTGGGGTCCGGATGAGTATAAATATCTTGTTAAATGTCTAAAGAATACTATAGAAACTGGTGGGACAGTATTTGGTGCATTCAAAAAAAATGTTCTTGTTGGCTTTGCATCTTTAGAAAATCATCTTTTTGGAACTAAAAATGAATATTTACAACTCTCAAACATTCATATATCTTATGAAAATCGTGGGATGAGGATAGGAAAAAGATTATTTTATCTTGTTTGTGAGAGAGCAATAGAAATGGGTGCAAAAAAGTTATATATTTCTGCACATTCAGCAGAAGAAACACAGGCTTTTTATAAAGCATTGGGTTGTATAGAAGCAAAAGAATATAATGAAGCATTAGTTTCTCAAGAACCTTGTGATTGTCAATTAGAATATAGTTTACTTTAA
- a CDS encoding ABC transporter permease, with amino-acid sequence MFYKIKNTLFIIKAEIIRYLQETFSYRVGIISDIIVLSILYLSLIFLNTGTKLGLYYQTGDSPSLLLLGYIFWSYSISAISRISSEIRTEQVKGTLQQKFMAIIPFNFILIGTILSNLMINSIVAIAIIIISKIIAGVNIIFTWPSFIALLITLAGMYGIALIFGAITLRVKKIGQLVFITQVILLFISDTMTKTYISESLGKIIPLSAGIDLARKAVGGLNVNIIDWSILITVSTLWLVVGIYAFKKSQKYVKKHGLLNTY; translated from the coding sequence ATGTTTTACAAAATTAAAAATACGCTATTCATTATTAAAGCAGAAATAATCAGGTATCTACAGGAGACTTTCTCTTATAGGGTTGGGATTATAAGTGATATTATTGTATTATCTATTCTTTACTTATCTTTAATATTTTTAAATACGGGAACAAAATTAGGCCTTTATTATCAAACCGGGGATTCCCCATCTCTTCTTCTCCTTGGCTATATTTTCTGGAGTTATTCCATTTCAGCTATAAGTAGAATAAGCAGTGAGATAAGGACAGAGCAGGTGAAAGGCACATTACAACAGAAATTTATGGCTATTATTCCTTTTAATTTTATTTTAATTGGTACTATATTGAGTAATTTAATGATTAATAGCATAGTAGCTATAGCTATCATAATAATATCTAAAATAATAGCAGGTGTTAATATTATATTTACCTGGCCGTCCTTTATTGCTCTATTGATTACTCTTGCTGGAATGTATGGAATAGCTTTAATCTTTGGGGCCATTACCCTTCGGGTAAAGAAAATAGGTCAGCTGGTTTTTATAACCCAGGTAATTCTCTTGTTCATTTCAGATACAATGACCAAAACCTATATATCAGAAAGCCTTGGAAAAATAATACCATTGTCTGCTGGGATTGACCTGGCCAGGAAAGCAGTGGGTGGTTTAAATGTTAATATTATTGATTGGTCAATATTAATAACTGTTTCAACTTTATGGCTAGTTGTTGGTATTTATGCTTTTAAAAAAAGTCAAAAATATGTCAAAAAGCATGGTCTTTTAAATACATATTAA